One genomic region from Alosa alosa isolate M-15738 ecotype Scorff River chromosome 12, AALO_Geno_1.1, whole genome shotgun sequence encodes:
- the gnaz gene encoding guanine nucleotide-binding protein G(z) subunit alpha, whose translation MGCRQSSEEKEAARRSRRIDRHLRSESQRQRREIKLLLLGTSNSGKSTIVKQMKIIHSGGFNLEACKEYKPLILYNAIDSLTRIIRALATLKIDFHNPDRAYDAVQLFALTGPAESKGEITLELQGVMKRLWADSGVQECFQRSNEYHLEDNTAYYLNDLDRISAAEYIPTVEDILRSRDMTTGIVENKFTFKELTFKMVDVGGQRSERKKWIHCFEGVTAIIFCVELSGYDLKLYEDNQTSRMAESLRLFDSICNNNWFTNTSLILFLNKKDLLAEKIKRIPLTVCFADYKGQNTYEEAAVYVQRQFEDLNRNKETKEIYSHFTCATDTSNIQFVFDAVTDVIIQNNLKYIGLC comes from the exons ATGGGATGCAGGCAGAGCTCTGAGGAGAAGGAGGCGGCGCGGCGGTCCCGTCGCATCGACCGCCACTTGCGCTCGGAGAGCCAGCGGCAGCGGCGTGAGATCAAGCTCCTCCTCCTGGGGACCAGCAACTCGGGCAAGAGCACCATCGTCAAGCAGATGAAGATCATCCACAGCGGCGGCTTCAACCTGGAGGCGTGCAAGGAGTACAAGCCCCTCATCCTCTACAACGCCATCGACTCGCTCACGCGCATCATCCGCGCGCTCGCCACCCTCAAAATCGACTTCCACAACCCGGACCGGGCGTACGACGCCGTGCAGCTCTTCGCGCTGACGGGCCCCGCCGAGAGCAAAGGGGAGATCACGCTCGAGCTGCAGGGAGTCATGAAGCGCCTGTGGGCCGACTCGGGCGTGCAGGAGTGTTTCCAGCGCTCCAACGAGTACCACCTGGAGGACAACACTGCCTACTACCTGAATGACCTGGACCGCATCTCGGCGGCCGAGTACATCCCCACGGTGGAGGACATCCTGCGCTCACGTGACATGACCACTGGCATCGTGGAGAACAAGTTCACCTTCAAGGAGCTCACCTTCAAGATGGTGGACGTGGGTGGGCAACGCTCGGAGCGGAAGAAGTGGATCCACTGCTTTGAGGGCGTCACCGCCATCATCTTCTGCGTGGAGCTCAGTGGCTACGATCTCAAGCTTTACGAGGACAACCAGACG aGTCGCATGGCGGAGAGCTTGCGCCTCTTCGACTCGATCTGTAACAACAACTGGTTCACCAACACCTcgctcatcctcttcctcaacAAGAAGGACCTGCTGGCCGAGAAGATCAAGCGCATCCCGCTGACCGTCTGCTTCGCCGACTACAAGGGCCAGAACACCTACGAGGAGGCAGCCGTGTACGTGCAGCGCCAGTTCGAGGACCTCAACCGCAACAAAGAGACCAAGGAGATCTACTCGCACTTCACCTGCGCCACCGACACCAGCAACATCCAGTTTGTGTTCGACGCCGTCACGGACGTCATCATCCAGAACAATCTTAAGTATATCGGCCTCTGCTAG